One window of Streptomyces sp. NBC_00273 genomic DNA carries:
- a CDS encoding serine/threonine-protein kinase, protein MYELNQETDPAVLGPFELLAVLGQGGMGRTYLARKLDLANLAPEQETAYHLTATDGEAEPVLAAVKVIKPSKLRDSTENSEQEARARFAQEIQTMGTVASARVPALIGADPEAARPWLAMDYVHGPTLHKVVHSCGPLEVGPYAALGLALVDALRAIHEVKLLHRDLKPGNIALGPDGPVVLDFGLAVLTERDGGAALTKTGARFGTVSYMSPEQTQDAKHVEAPSDIFALGAVLFFAAAVRSPYPYGPTGLTPSWEGVPPDYRPLLARLLALVPTQRPTLTEIEGELVQLLAVHGRTVEAAAEELRTLVAGSGLIPELPERARGNEADPKLQQAAQQAVDEGADPDSPWAAHEPDLFDEFLDEEIADIELPAEEPLPATPADYVPTVLDPQAHPVPGPAPAPEEPASVTSYPLAPPQPMPPHAPGDAGPSVPPAAAKAAERLRKAYAHSGRL, encoded by the coding sequence ATGTACGAGCTGAACCAAGAGACGGATCCGGCCGTGCTCGGGCCGTTCGAGCTCCTTGCGGTGCTCGGCCAGGGTGGCATGGGCCGCACCTATCTCGCCCGCAAGCTGGACCTGGCCAACCTCGCCCCCGAGCAGGAGACGGCGTACCACCTGACAGCCACGGACGGTGAGGCCGAACCCGTACTCGCTGCCGTAAAAGTGATCAAGCCGTCGAAGCTGCGGGACAGCACCGAGAACTCGGAGCAGGAGGCCCGGGCGCGCTTCGCGCAGGAGATACAGACGATGGGCACCGTGGCGAGTGCCCGCGTGCCGGCGCTGATCGGCGCCGACCCCGAGGCCGCCCGGCCCTGGCTGGCAATGGACTACGTGCACGGGCCCACACTCCACAAGGTCGTCCACAGCTGCGGCCCTCTCGAGGTGGGGCCGTATGCAGCGCTCGGTCTCGCGCTCGTCGACGCCCTGCGCGCGATCCACGAGGTGAAGCTGCTCCACCGCGACCTCAAGCCGGGCAATATCGCCCTGGGCCCGGACGGTCCCGTCGTCCTCGACTTCGGTCTCGCGGTGCTGACCGAGCGCGACGGCGGTGCGGCGCTCACCAAGACCGGCGCCCGCTTCGGCACCGTTTCCTACATGTCGCCGGAGCAGACGCAGGATGCCAAGCACGTGGAGGCGCCGTCGGACATCTTCGCCCTGGGAGCGGTCCTCTTCTTCGCCGCTGCCGTCCGCTCCCCCTACCCCTACGGCCCGACCGGGCTGACCCCGAGCTGGGAGGGAGTGCCGCCGGACTACCGCCCGCTCCTGGCCCGTCTCCTCGCGCTGGTCCCCACGCAGCGTCCCACCCTCACCGAGATCGAGGGCGAACTGGTCCAGCTGCTTGCCGTGCATGGCCGGACCGTCGAGGCTGCAGCGGAGGAGCTCCGCACCCTGGTCGCCGGGTCGGGGCTGATTCCCGAACTGCCGGAGCGTGCCCGCGGCAACGAGGCGGACCCGAAGCTCCAGCAGGCTGCCCAGCAGGCCGTCGATGAAGGTGCCGATCCGGACAGCCCGTGGGCCGCTCATGAGCCCGACCTCTTCGATGAGTTCCTCGACGAGGAGATCGCGGACATCGAGCTTCCCGCTGAGGAGCCCCTTCCTGCCACCCCCGCGGACTACGTGCCCACTGTGCTCGATCCTCAGGCCCACCCGGTCCCCGGCCCCGCGCCCGCCCCGGAAGAGCCTGCCTCCGTCACGAGCTACCCGCTCGCACCGCCCCAACCGATGCCGCCGCATGCCCCTGGTGACGCCGGCCCCTCGGTACCGCCCGCCGCAGCCAAAGCCGCCGAGCGTCTGCGCAAGGCATACGCGCACAGCGGTCGCCTCTGA
- a CDS encoding N-6 DNA methylase — MTLSGRHGSSELRSVWRALDALCAASAPELGHQLALQVIFLRSWPAPDGAGLDRSFGPAEPALNRAWALLEFGRLSDPVAHQAVRSRRLHGEADRALAALIAQVARLEQPAGLFDACLDRYSSRFGAGGDYYTPRPLARLMAGLAAPQPGESVLDPVCGSGRLLVAADEWARGKEHGPGVLAVHGRDIRPEARRAAAMNLTLGGLHYELGGEAVDSLHAGPTGLSPDVILANPPLNTNDWGYQELIRDPRWSLGPPPKGNANFAWLQHVVHELSAQGRAVVLLPDSATRGLNTAESYIRRRLVERDLLAGVVALPSRLFPHTRSGATLWLLARDKSASPRWGRKSRVGEVLLADARRLGTPADRAGGAPRADAAIDRIWQIFANWRGTSSAQEDGTGQVDWCRSVNHDDIARRGYDLSPGSYVQTAPASTEDALSEAEHRHPKDALYEHFEHALRMSERLREVLGTEPAEWVQE, encoded by the coding sequence ATGACGTTGTCCGGACGGCACGGCTCGTCAGAGTTAAGAAGTGTGTGGCGCGCGTTGGACGCGTTGTGTGCCGCCTCGGCGCCGGAGCTCGGTCACCAGCTCGCCCTCCAGGTGATCTTCCTGAGATCGTGGCCCGCACCCGATGGGGCAGGGCTCGACCGGTCCTTCGGGCCCGCTGAGCCTGCGCTGAACAGAGCATGGGCACTTCTGGAATTCGGCCGCTTGTCCGACCCGGTGGCCCATCAGGCGGTCCGGTCCCGCAGGCTGCACGGAGAGGCCGACCGCGCGCTGGCCGCGCTGATCGCCCAGGTCGCTCGGCTGGAACAGCCCGCAGGCCTGTTCGACGCTTGCCTCGACCGGTACTCGTCCCGGTTCGGGGCGGGAGGGGACTACTACACCCCCCGTCCGCTGGCCCGGCTCATGGCCGGCCTGGCCGCGCCCCAGCCCGGAGAAAGCGTCCTTGACCCCGTCTGCGGAAGCGGAAGGCTTCTGGTTGCCGCAGACGAGTGGGCGCGCGGAAAGGAGCACGGGCCCGGTGTGCTGGCGGTACATGGCCGGGACATCCGTCCTGAGGCTCGTCGCGCCGCAGCGATGAACCTGACGCTCGGTGGACTGCACTACGAACTGGGCGGTGAGGCGGTCGACAGCCTGCATGCCGGCCCGACCGGCCTGTCCCCCGATGTCATTCTCGCCAACCCACCGCTGAACACCAACGACTGGGGATACCAGGAGCTGATCCGAGACCCACGGTGGAGCCTCGGCCCTCCGCCGAAGGGAAACGCGAACTTCGCCTGGCTCCAGCACGTCGTGCACGAGCTGTCGGCTCAAGGGCGGGCAGTCGTACTGCTTCCGGACAGTGCGACGAGAGGGCTCAACACTGCGGAGTCGTACATCCGCCGCCGCCTGGTGGAGCGTGACCTACTGGCCGGCGTGGTGGCCCTGCCGTCGCGGCTCTTCCCTCACACGAGGTCGGGCGCAACCCTTTGGCTTCTCGCCAGGGACAAGAGCGCGAGCCCACGCTGGGGCCGGAAGTCCCGGGTGGGCGAAGTGCTCCTGGCGGACGCGCGGCGATTGGGCACCCCAGCCGACCGGGCGGGCGGCGCTCCCCGCGCGGACGCGGCCATCGATCGGATCTGGCAGATCTTCGCGAACTGGAGAGGCACCTCCTCCGCCCAGGAGGACGGAACCGGGCAGGTTGACTGGTGCCGCTCTGTGAACCATGACGACATCGCACGCCGCGGCTACGACCTCAGCCCGGGCAGTTACGTACAGACGGCCCCCGCGAGCACGGAGGACGCATTGTCCGAGGCGGAGCACCGGCATCCGAAAGACGCGCTGTACGAGCACTTCGAGCACGCCCTGCGCATGAGCGAGCGGCTCCGGGAGGTACTCGGGACGGAACCGGCGGAGTGGGTGCAGGAGTGA
- a CDS encoding Hsp70 family protein gives MTATGIDFGTTNSVAAQWNGEYVEVLEIGGQGLDANWRRKGFELLYPSVVGTSSLRPGTLFGWEAKLSSEQAVEACKRMLREEPFVSLGGQRFAATTAAAGVFHAIAGAAEEEAATEIREAVITVPANATGAARFRTREAARAAGISVRTLLNEPTAAAIAYAHEMEVDGEFLVFDWGGGTMDATLLLHDDGFFDEKASRGVNRLGGLEIDDRLRRLVLQRAPARGQWSGSEQRMFALDIERAKILLSHQESVDVQTPDGVVVAIGQGEFAEAIQDLISRALDPVEECLEQARIDPRDLTAVLMIGGSSQIPAVRAAVSEALDCELVDTALCDPMTAVAEGAAITAAAMEGELKSIIRVVNTHALGTITKDREGRRNFSALIDRNQRLPQQRVKSYEPTRDNISELTVEVWEGDPDREVDHPDNVKLTDLVLRYPQRGKAEDGVFDLEYTYSKEGLLTVRATLQKTGEVVLDGEVKVFGDGNVLPEVQNELNRLINLATPGRPATVPPPPRQGGPEGRTGGTPKPTPPRSAPRTADPGAPALVVDGSNLAWNGRPPRAAGGRPSFAALEAAVRSLQFKHLGRDIHVVVDATLRHDVSAEERSRVEAAIADGKVVQPPAGTEGRGDALVISIAEEVGGVIISNDNFAPFQKANPWLRDAGRVLGATYSQGVWVFNRRVPNPATPMRPRTTRSL, from the coding sequence ATGACGGCGACAGGAATCGACTTCGGGACCACCAACTCGGTAGCCGCCCAGTGGAACGGCGAGTACGTCGAGGTACTGGAGATCGGCGGGCAGGGCCTCGATGCCAACTGGCGGAGGAAGGGGTTCGAGCTGCTCTACCCGTCGGTCGTGGGAACCAGCTCTCTGCGGCCTGGCACGCTGTTCGGCTGGGAGGCAAAGCTCAGCTCCGAACAGGCCGTCGAAGCGTGCAAGCGGATGTTGCGCGAGGAACCGTTCGTCAGCCTGGGCGGTCAGCGGTTCGCCGCCACCACGGCTGCGGCTGGTGTCTTCCATGCCATTGCAGGAGCTGCAGAGGAGGAAGCCGCCACCGAGATCCGCGAAGCCGTCATCACTGTTCCCGCCAATGCGACCGGAGCCGCCCGGTTCCGGACGCGTGAGGCCGCACGTGCCGCCGGGATCTCGGTCCGCACCCTGTTGAATGAACCGACAGCCGCGGCAATCGCCTACGCGCACGAGATGGAGGTCGACGGCGAGTTCCTGGTCTTCGACTGGGGTGGCGGCACCATGGACGCCACCCTGCTCCTGCACGACGACGGCTTCTTCGACGAGAAGGCGAGCCGGGGCGTCAACCGCCTCGGCGGTCTGGAGATCGACGACCGGCTACGTCGCCTGGTCCTTCAGAGGGCGCCCGCGCGGGGTCAGTGGAGCGGCTCGGAACAGCGGATGTTCGCCCTCGACATCGAGCGAGCCAAGATTCTTCTCTCCCACCAGGAGTCCGTCGACGTGCAGACGCCCGACGGGGTCGTCGTCGCGATCGGACAGGGCGAGTTCGCCGAAGCCATACAGGACCTCATCAGCCGAGCGCTCGACCCGGTAGAGGAATGTCTGGAGCAGGCTCGGATCGACCCGCGGGACCTCACCGCGGTCCTGATGATCGGCGGAAGCAGCCAGATCCCGGCCGTACGTGCGGCGGTGTCGGAGGCGCTGGACTGCGAACTCGTGGACACCGCGCTGTGCGACCCCATGACAGCGGTGGCCGAAGGAGCGGCCATCACGGCAGCGGCCATGGAAGGCGAGCTGAAGAGCATCATTCGCGTGGTCAACACGCATGCCCTCGGCACCATCACCAAGGACCGTGAGGGCAGGCGGAACTTCAGTGCCCTCATCGACCGGAACCAGCGTCTGCCGCAGCAGCGCGTGAAGTCCTACGAGCCGACCAGGGACAACATCTCCGAGCTGACCGTGGAAGTCTGGGAGGGTGACCCGGACCGTGAGGTCGACCACCCCGACAACGTGAAGCTGACGGATCTCGTCCTCAGGTACCCACAGCGCGGCAAGGCCGAAGACGGGGTCTTCGACCTGGAGTACACGTACAGCAAGGAAGGCCTGTTGACCGTCAGGGCGACTCTCCAGAAGACCGGCGAGGTAGTTCTCGACGGAGAGGTGAAGGTGTTCGGGGACGGGAACGTCCTGCCCGAGGTACAGAACGAGCTCAACCGCCTGATCAACCTCGCCACACCGGGCCGTCCGGCCACCGTGCCGCCGCCTCCGCGGCAGGGCGGCCCGGAGGGCCGAACGGGCGGCACTCCCAAGCCCACTCCCCCGCGGTCCGCACCCCGGACCGCAGATCCTGGCGCGCCTGCGCTCGTCGTGGACGGCTCCAATCTCGCCTGGAACGGTCGGCCTCCGCGCGCTGCCGGCGGCAGGCCGAGCTTCGCCGCCCTGGAGGCCGCAGTCCGATCCCTGCAGTTCAAGCATCTCGGCCGTGACATCCACGTGGTGGTCGACGCCACGCTGCGCCACGACGTGTCCGCCGAGGAGCGCTCCCGGGTGGAAGCCGCGATCGCCGACGGCAAGGTCGTCCAGCCTCCGGCAGGGACCGAGGGCCGGGGTGATGCCCTGGTGATCAGCATTGCCGAGGAAGTCGGCGGGGTGATCATCTCCAACGACAACTTCGCACCGTTCCAGAAGGCGAACCCCTGGCTCCGCGACGCGGGACGGGTATTGGGAGCCACGTACTCGCAAGGAGTGTGGGTCTTCAACCGTCGCGTACCGAACCCGGCAACGCCCATGCGGCCGAGGACGACACGCTCGCTTTAA
- a CDS encoding DEAD/DEAH box helicase: protein MPDAAPGLTSGPPPAGTVIEVRDEEWLVRSSRLVRPGEILIEAIGASELVRGHEARFLTSLDGPPRVLRPEDTRIDHDPSPGFRRSRLFLEAALRKTPLPQIERGLALTDGFLLDRMDYQLRPAAKALENRLRPRLLIGDVVGLGKTLEIGILLGELIRRGRGERILVVTPAPILEQFQHEMWTRFSLPLVRLDSVGVSRIERKIPVGRNPFTYYKRVIISMDTLKNAKRYGPWLKNIEWDAVVIDESHNLINQGSDRRILANLLAEHTDALVLASATPHNGEMRAFTSLIRLLDPMAVKDPNKPEASELHHLMLRRTKRSEEVAKALEGSWAPRGESRPIPCTAGELEERVFAELAHTWLSNPQTQDADHLFPYVLLKSFLSSHRALFASARAKLATLGHALPAGHKEVTDPPLPGHDTAPAPAPAEVTSLIRLTELAREIEQASATGLGATSKLAGLVAELRKIGVKPGSATRAVVFSERRETLNWLGLVLPPLLGWKRNEDAAAAVKVMHSEISDTVQMDYVDEFARAGSDVRVLLTGDGASEGVNLHRQCHHLVHWDLPWSLIRVEQRNGRIDRYGQTRPPEFRALILTSAVKGALDDRTVAEKVLAREAKVHEVLGAVEAATKENDGAKEERRVMEALLRHATPEEAVADLVAVEVDALDGAEGLGLAAELPVERQTMSEFGTGPAPAGDDFAMSEDFEDFDLDDDFDIDLDDYGSAAEAPAPEPDGETAQPDRASDIRTVEELRLFDPSAERNRHEYVLAGLAELAELESFRLNTTIAGTDLSFDTPEDLADRLDVLPPGYLRDQNITRRMKLTFSRKDAAESLKRAREDSGSSSLWPDAHYVGELHPVVEWITDKVLVQLGRQQAPIIQVDPKGAPVPVVLTQGVWSNAEGRPTLVAWLAVDQLDTPEPRTRKLTPELLAELGIRPDMPDHYQPGDRAALQTLVPTAVAETRRTLGHLRKLADQEVDAPLRAYEKRVGDWQQDALFGFTGGKTARDKAAKDLAAAAARMRTAGDPMVRVLAVLEPGT from the coding sequence ATGCCCGACGCAGCGCCCGGTCTCACCTCAGGCCCGCCCCCGGCAGGCACGGTGATCGAGGTCCGCGACGAGGAGTGGCTGGTCCGGAGCAGCCGTCTGGTCCGCCCCGGTGAGATCCTCATCGAGGCCATCGGTGCGTCCGAGCTGGTACGCGGGCACGAGGCACGCTTCCTCACCTCGCTCGACGGCCCGCCCCGCGTCCTGCGTCCCGAGGACACCCGGATCGATCACGATCCGTCCCCCGGTTTCCGCCGCAGCCGGCTCTTCCTGGAGGCCGCGCTGCGCAAGACCCCCCTCCCCCAGATCGAGCGCGGGCTCGCCCTGACCGACGGGTTCCTGCTGGACCGCATGGACTACCAGCTGCGCCCCGCCGCGAAGGCCCTCGAGAACCGCCTGCGCCCGCGGCTGCTGATCGGCGACGTCGTCGGCCTCGGCAAAACCCTGGAGATCGGCATTCTGCTCGGCGAGCTCATCCGCCGGGGCCGCGGCGAGCGCATCCTCGTCGTCACGCCGGCTCCCATCCTGGAGCAGTTCCAGCACGAGATGTGGACGCGCTTCTCGCTTCCGCTGGTGCGCCTCGACAGCGTGGGCGTCTCGCGCATCGAGCGGAAGATCCCCGTCGGCCGGAACCCGTTCACGTACTACAAGCGCGTAATCATCTCGATGGACACGCTCAAGAACGCCAAGCGCTACGGTCCGTGGCTGAAGAACATCGAGTGGGACGCCGTCGTGATCGACGAGTCGCACAACCTGATCAACCAGGGCAGCGACCGGCGCATCCTCGCCAATCTGCTCGCCGAGCACACGGACGCCCTGGTCCTCGCCAGTGCCACGCCGCACAACGGTGAAATGCGCGCCTTCACCAGCCTGATCCGGCTCCTCGACCCCATGGCGGTCAAGGACCCGAACAAGCCCGAGGCATCCGAGCTCCACCACCTCATGCTGCGCAGGACGAAGCGGAGCGAGGAGGTCGCCAAGGCCCTCGAAGGCTCCTGGGCCCCGCGCGGTGAGTCACGCCCCATCCCCTGCACGGCGGGAGAGCTGGAGGAGCGGGTCTTCGCCGAGCTGGCACACACATGGCTCAGCAATCCTCAGACGCAGGATGCCGACCACCTCTTCCCGTACGTCCTGCTCAAGTCCTTCCTCTCCTCGCACCGCGCGCTCTTCGCCAGCGCCCGCGCAAAGCTCGCCACTCTGGGCCACGCCCTGCCCGCGGGGCACAAAGAGGTCACCGACCCGCCGCTGCCCGGCCATGACACGGCCCCGGCCCCGGCCCCGGCTGAGGTCACTTCCCTGATCCGCCTCACCGAACTCGCCCGCGAGATCGAACAGGCGTCGGCCACGGGCCTGGGCGCGACGTCCAAGCTCGCCGGCCTCGTGGCCGAGCTCCGCAAGATCGGCGTCAAGCCCGGCAGCGCCACCCGTGCGGTCGTCTTCTCCGAGCGCCGTGAGACCCTCAACTGGCTCGGCCTCGTCCTTCCCCCGCTCCTGGGTTGGAAGCGCAACGAGGACGCGGCGGCGGCCGTCAAGGTCATGCACAGCGAGATCTCCGACACCGTGCAGATGGACTATGTCGACGAGTTCGCGCGCGCGGGCAGTGACGTCCGGGTACTGCTGACCGGCGACGGCGCCTCCGAGGGCGTCAACCTGCACCGCCAGTGCCACCACCTCGTCCACTGGGACCTCCCGTGGAGCCTGATCCGCGTTGAGCAGCGCAACGGCCGCATCGACCGGTACGGGCAGACCCGGCCGCCCGAGTTCCGTGCCCTGATCCTCACCAGTGCCGTCAAAGGAGCCCTCGACGACCGGACGGTCGCCGAGAAGGTCCTCGCTCGTGAGGCGAAGGTTCACGAGGTGCTCGGCGCGGTCGAGGCAGCAACCAAGGAGAACGACGGAGCCAAGGAAGAGCGCCGGGTCATGGAGGCGCTCCTGCGCCATGCCACCCCCGAGGAAGCTGTAGCGGACCTTGTGGCCGTCGAGGTGGACGCCCTCGACGGTGCAGAAGGCCTCGGTCTCGCTGCCGAACTTCCGGTGGAGCGGCAGACGATGAGCGAGTTCGGTACGGGTCCTGCGCCGGCCGGAGACGACTTCGCAATGTCCGAGGACTTCGAGGACTTCGACCTGGACGATGACTTCGACATCGACCTCGACGACTACGGGTCCGCCGCCGAGGCACCCGCCCCCGAACCCGACGGTGAAACCGCACAGCCCGACCGGGCCTCCGACATCCGCACCGTTGAGGAACTGCGGCTGTTCGACCCGTCCGCGGAACGCAACCGCCACGAGTACGTGCTCGCCGGTCTGGCCGAGCTCGCCGAGCTGGAGTCCTTCCGCCTGAACACCACCATCGCGGGCACCGACCTCAGCTTCGACACCCCCGAGGACCTGGCCGACCGGCTCGACGTCCTGCCGCCCGGCTATCTGCGCGACCAGAACATCACCCGCCGCATGAAGCTGACCTTCAGCCGCAAGGACGCGGCGGAGTCCCTCAAGCGCGCCCGCGAGGACTCCGGTTCCTCCTCACTCTGGCCGGACGCCCACTACGTGGGCGAACTCCACCCCGTCGTGGAGTGGATCACCGATAAGGTGCTGGTCCAGCTCGGCCGGCAGCAGGCCCCGATCATCCAGGTGGACCCGAAGGGCGCGCCCGTCCCGGTGGTCCTCACGCAGGGCGTGTGGTCGAACGCGGAAGGTCGCCCGACCCTGGTCGCCTGGCTCGCCGTCGACCAGCTCGACACCCCTGAGCCGCGGACCCGCAAACTCACGCCGGAACTCCTGGCCGAACTGGGCATCCGCCCCGACATGCCGGACCACTACCAGCCGGGTGACCGCGCGGCCCTCCAGACCCTGGTCCCCACGGCCGTGGCGGAGACCCGCCGCACGCTGGGACACCTGCGGAAGCTCGCCGACCAGGAAGTCGACGCTCCACTGCGCGCCTACGAGAAGCGTGTCGGCGACTGGCAGCAGGATGCCCTCTTCGGCTTCACCGGCGGCAAGACCGCCCGCGACAAGGCCGCCAAGGACCTGGCCGCAGCCGCCGCCCGGATGCGTACCGCAGGCGACCCGATGGTCCGGGTGCTGGCAGTACTGGAGCCGGGCACGTGA